TTGAAAACTATACTGTCAAAGAAGAAAAGGATTTTTACGGCGCTTCCCGCGATTTACCAAGGTTGCAGACTTTGACAAGCGATCGCTTGGAAAGGCTTTCTGGTTGTAACATGATTGTAGAGTGGACTGGCACCAAGTTTAAAGGCACAGTCGAACCTGGAAAGGGCTGCATTGTCATCCGTGACGGGCAAAGAACCTATTTGGATAGTGATTTTGAAATTGATGGTGAAAAGTTCATCAGCCGCGACAGAGGGCGAAATCCTGAAACAGATGAGCATATTTGGGGTTCTGTCGCTGGTCCTTTTTACTTTGTGCGCTGGGCGAATTTTGCCGAAGAAGTGAAATTAAATCCCTAATCGCCACCGGAGGACAGGCTTTGCGTCTGTCCAGTCTGTGAAAAACATCAATCTTCAAAAAAAAATTCTCCCAGATAGTGCAAATTCACAAAAATGGTGCTACTATTAGTAATTGTGAGTGCGGCGACATAGCCAAGTGGTAAGGCAGAGGTCTGCAAAACCTCCATCCCCCGGTTCAAATCCGGGTGTCGCCTTTATATATTGTCTGAATCAGGATATCCAGGATTTAGGGATTGACAGGATGGTTTTTTCGTTTCGTTGATAGGGTTTCTGATACTCTGATTTTTATTAATTGTTTTGTTTAGCTATTCGCTAGAAATACAAAATCAAATATCCTGTTAATCCTTTAATCTTGTACTTCGACTTCGCTCAGTAACCGTAAATCCTGATATGGCTTGCGCCACGCTACGCTATCAGACGAGAATTACAGCGATTTCCAATCATATAAGGTACATCTTAGCCCCCTCATCGCTTGCGGGGAGGGGGTTGGGGTGGGGTTCTTGTTCTGGGTTTGATGACAATTTGCTGTAATTGAACTGACCGTGAAATACTATCAACAACATCCTAACGCCTTTCCTGTTCAATATCTCCAAGACTTGTGGGGAGAAATCCAAGCTTGTCCTTATTTTGCTGTTAACAACCTTAACCGGGATTTTATTAATACTAAAGGCTTTTCTGTAGTATTTCAGCATCAAGGTTTAGCAGAAGTTGTCCAAAAATTCCCCTAT
The DNA window shown above is from Anabaena sp. WA102 and carries:
- a CDS encoding chromophore lyase CpcT/CpeT → MTHSPDIATLARWMAADFSNQAQVFENPAFFAHIRVCMRPLHWGVLSGVSLFVEQAYDYMLNKPYRVRVLHLTTVGDKIHIENYTVKEEKDFYGASRDLPRLQTLTSDRLERLSGCNMIVEWTGTKFKGTVEPGKGCIVIRDGQRTYLDSDFEIDGEKFISRDRGRNPETDEHIWGSVAGPFYFVRWANFAEEVKLNP